In Panicum virgatum strain AP13 chromosome 5K, P.virgatum_v5, whole genome shotgun sequence, the genomic window gactggtgttggtctgtgaggacagtctatgtcctataaaaaagccagatgtaagcgggcccggcctcggggaggcgggacgttacaatcACTAGGGCCGAAGAAGCTCAAGCAAAGCTCGCTCAGCTGCAATTAGCCTGGGAGGTGGAGCGGAATGCAATCTccccgcctcctctccctcttgACGATGATGTGGACCACCCTGACGAGCGTGAGCTTGACGACGCCATGGCcgcagcctccctccctccgtcgCCAGACTGCGCCCCCCTCGTGGGGAGGAACCCTAGGACCGACGTAGGCTTTAACCTTAGTGGGCTAAAACTATATTAAATCAACCATTCAATCAAACTTTACTAGAACAACCATTCAATTCTAAACTATACTACTCAAAACATTGTTCACACAATTATTAATTTACCATTGTACCCatgatcaaataaaaaaattagaaagaGAATTATCCCACCTCATCTCCAGGGGGGCATCACTTCGGTATGCATCGGGTGCATATGGCCCACCATTTAGTATGGTGCCTCTCTTTTTAGTGCCTCTACCTTTCCAGCCGTTGGATCGAGCGACGTGAGCCGTTCATTTTTCCTCTAACCATTCTAAAAAAAGTGTAAAATTTATAGGAGAAAATACGGAGATATATAACATCCCATTATTTTCATTAAATTCACCATACAATATTTATATTGATAATGAATTTATTTGGTACTGCAATGTTGATATATTTTTAAAAGAACATGGTCAAAATTCAGTGAGTCGGGTTCAGACAAAATTAAAGTGAActacaatttgaaatggagaGATTGGATGATTATAGATGCATATAAAATACATTCATCATGGTAACATTTTTCTGGAAATCTTACTCTACTAGCGCCTATAAGAAATTGTGCTAGGGGACTTTAAACCACATGCACTTTGTTGTCGATAGACGTTTTGAATCTCGGATGTGAATGCTTCACGCGAAATGTAACCGAAGTATACTCTAGGCTGGCATGATCAGGCATAATTTAAAATCATAGGGAcgtgttttgattttttttttctttagccATGTCAAGGttagtttaaaaaataaaaaaatagctaACTATTTGCCATTCTTCCAGAGAGAATGCTAGCTGTATTGCCATATGCGATAGGGGTAGGGATGAAAGCGAAAATGTTAGTTACCGTTTTCCAATGACCGTTTTCGAGATTTTACCGACTTTTAAGgctaaatgaaaatgaaaattaTTATCgaaaaaatgaaaacaaaatggtaaaaaaatatgaaaatgaaAGCGAAAGTGATTTGAGCATCTTCCGATCGTTTTAGAGAAATATCGTATTTTTGCGGTATTCTACCATAGTTTACTGATAGAAATACCATATTCACGTACAATGCCAGCACAACCTGCTATCTATATTTTTAGAATGTCATACCTCTATTTTTAGAGAGTCATGACTCATTATCCTAACCCTAAATCACAACCTAGCGATGTGAATTCATGGGACTATGTATAATTTCATGGATGACGAGATTAATGTCTAAAATTTTAGTATTATGAAATGAGATACATGTCGTGGATGGATTGATACTTGGACCAATATCTTAAACCATTAGTACTTGTGTATGAAATATGTCAAATCATATGGTCAATGTTAATGTTGTGTTCTATGGTTTGACATATTTATCGTTTTTTCAAAATATCATTTCGATGGATTTCGATCGTTTTCGATGTGTCCTCGACTGTATATTTTCGTTTCCGAAATTACCGCATTACCGATGTCATTTTCATTTCCGATAATATCGTATCGTTTTCATTTCTGATGAAAAAATGTGAAAGTGAAAGTGGTGGAGCCTTTCGCCGATCatttccgaccgttttcatccttaGTAGATGACCCTAGCCATGTAGTGGCAAAAGATTCAACCCCCCCCCAAGGCCCCCACCCGCCCACCCACTAGCCGTCGATGTAATTAAAGAGGTTAACATGGACCATGCACGTTTCCACGAGAGATGGAACATGCCCCTACACAGGTACATCAATGACTCAAAAGTGGCGTATCTAAGATTTCAGAAAGGGTATGCCACAATCCCACAATATTTTTTTCCCACTTGTAATTCGCTATAATCCATATATAATTCGGTAATAACATTTAAATTTCATCCAGAAATTCCGTTACCAAGAATAAAATTATATTCCAAGTCTTAAATTCCACAGTTAAATACCGATGTTGTATAATTAtaatacaaatagttcaaatatAGTAGTTCAAATGAATAACAGAAGCTACTTCTTGTCCGGTCTATGATTTTTAAAGTTCACGAAAGTCTCGATTATGTCATTTTCATccacctcaaaaaaaaaaaaaatacccCGCTCAATGCATGGACAAGACAATCATTGAAAAGAGCATCATCCAACTTATTTCTTTTCTTAGGTTCGACTGAAAGCACATAAGATTCCTCTTGATCTTCCGCTTCAATCACTTTTGTAGCTGAAGCTGGTCAAGGAGATAAAGCAGCAGCATATTTCTTTGTTTCATATTTCCtaaaaagagaagcaatatCCTCGTTCCTCTTTATAGTTTAATTGTGCTTCATGTGTGGAGTGGAGGGCCAAAGCGCCGAGGTCACGCTCGCGGCTACAGAAGGGAtagccgccgtgccgcccaaaCGGCTGCGGCCTGCGGGCGCCGTCGGTCGGCGGAAGCGGCACAGCAGCACTGCAGCAGCGTCGATGTTGAGGGACTCTGAGACAGAGGCTCAGCAGCGGCTTGTGGAGGGAAGCCTGGTGCGCAGATGACGTGGCGTCGAGGCGAATCGGGgcccggcggccggtggcgccgTCAGCACGTCGCCCAATACCGCGGAGCCGCGACAGCGAATCGCCTCGGCATGAGCGGTCGAGCGCCGCCAGACCGTGTCTTGCTGCTGCGTTCCGTCTCCCGTAGTCCCGTGAGAGAGACCTCAGGCTGAGGTTACGTGCTTTCACCATGGGCCTTAGGCTTGTGATGGAAATTTATTTTACTAGACGGGCCGGAATTTTAGGTATGCCATGGCATATGCGGCCCACCCGTTGGGTCCGCAAATCAATGGGATCAGTCCGATTCCTGGACAGCTACTTCATTTCACTGAAGAATATCCGACAACAGCAACGTTGGACAGGAAGGGGAAGGCACCGGCTGTAGCAAGTACGAAACAGCATGAACAAGTGCCTTAATGCAGTAAGCGCTCGGAATGGACTCCTCCTCGATCAGCTGGGAGAATCAAGATAAATATGGACGCTGCATTATTTAGAAACAATAATTTGGTAGGATTGGGCACTGAGGGGACAGATGAGCAGGACACTGTGTATTGTCATCAGGGCACCAACAAGTCCGTTTTGATTGTGTGGATGCACGCAGAGGAGGCTGAGCTAATGGTGTGCAGAGAGGGTCTGCGGCTGGCTATTGGCTGCAGCTGCCCATCACACTGCAAATCCAAGGATGGTCGTGATCGATTCCGACACCACATTAACAAGTGAAGGAAGGTAACAATTTAGCGCTGATGAGGGGATGCGCCTCTGGCACAGCGGTAACTCCCGCTGATGGGAGCGTACCGGCGGGGTTCGAGCCCCCGTCCGCACCTGGGTATCGAGGCTGTGTGCGTGTGTGCtgggtgtgtgtgcgtgtgtggtggTGTGGGTCCTCGGTATGACGCATTCCGTGACTACTCGGGCAGCCTCGTCTGCGTTGAGTCCGGTCAGCGTGGGCGTTCAGAAATCTTACATGACTCCCCAGTGCTCCTGGGTGCTTTAAAAAAAGCGCTGATGAGCTCCAACAAGTCGAGTTTGTACACGCACGGCAATAGAACCTGTAATAGATAGGGTTGCACATGAGAACTAGCTGTGTGTgcgggtgtgtgtgtgtctataaTACCCTGTTGCAAATTAATGAATCTCGACCTTTCCTAAAAATAGAACCATAATGTAGAAGCAACAAGACAATATTGCCTAGCAAATCTCTTGTATTAATTGTTGGTTGACTTAAACAAAAATCCAAATTCCATGAGGATAAACAGTTGTGTAACCATTCAGGCCAGACATTTATGAACTCccaagaaacaaaaaatggCAAGCACATGCTAATAATCTCTAGGCGGCATGCATCCACCCTCCAGAAAGTTTCTTTGAAACACACACAGTTGATCGGTCAAAATAGACCCAATTACATTTTCTTGATTGATCAATCCACAAAAGGGCGCCGTACGTCAAGCCCGAATCCGCCAAAGAGTACGTGGCGCGGTAGTAGAAGTGCTGCAGCCCTAATAAAGAGCGGTCGTCGGGATCGGTTTTGGGAACACGTCGCGGCCGGACGGTGGCGGTCAGAAGCTCAGGATGCCGGAGCACTTGCGCTTGAACCACCGGAGCCCCCGGCGTATGgaggccttcaccttgccctccaCCGCGTACGCTTTGTACCccgcgacccgccgccgccgcttcatcTCGGGGTCGCCGAAGCAGCCCACGCGGaccccgcgcacgccgccgccgcagatacCGCTGCGCCGCCTCATGCCCGCTGCAGGCACCGGCGGGGTAGAGGGGGCCTGTGgcgccatggcgggcggcggctgtcacggcggcggtggcagcgacGAGATCGTGTTGATATCTCGCGGGAATTGCCTCTTGGGGCAGGCCGTGCAGGGATAAGGCACGATGTAGTATGGCCGGAAGAGGCCATTCAGGGTgagcggtggtggaggctggCCAAGTGGCCAACTGGCCATGGAGAAAAAGGTGGACGCGCGAGTGCAGAATGGAATATGGAGCGAGGAACGTGGGGCTGGGACTCTGTTGCTTAATTTGGAGCATCATGTAAATTTTTTTCCTTCAATTCTGGAAAATGGCCATgaccaggggcggagctaggcTAGGCCGACGCCTAGCGGCCTAGGGCAACTCCACGGGCGAGCTGTGCAGGCTGGACTTGACCTTCATGCTACGGTGTGCTACAGTATGGAGAGCCAAGGCACTAGTGGGCAGTGGCCCTATCCTTTCCTCCGCCACTGGCCGCGACTATTTCCTTCTACGAAAGGTATGAAATGTTAGAAAATCAGTCTAAAAAAGATGCCAAAACTCATCTTCTTTATTCTAGGCAATCCTAAAATAATGTCCGCGGTGCATTACGaacatgtaattttttttgaagaaataatACGAACATGCAACGGCATGTACAAAATTGAGGATTGAGTTGCGAGCTAACTTTTTGGCGTGCCGTACAGCTAGCAAGGAACCACTCCAAATATCTCATCTTAGGTGAAAACATAGACTAGTCAGGATGTCCTTCACCTTATTCATACCAAAGTATCATATTGATATCCACCTCCATATGCCCCCTAAAACAACATCAAAGAAACAAAGCTGGATTACTTTTCTTCACTTATAATTACACCTGACTTGActcattttcttatttttcacaTTTGTTATTCGTAGCTTCATTGTTCAGCTACCATCGCTACCGCTTCGCTTTCGGTGCCACCACAACTAACACTCTTGCTGCCTCCTTTGTCTCTTGTATCCTAGCGTTAAAATCTAGTTCTCTCTACCTCCTCCAtgcctctccttcctcctatggagaccatccatgcttGGAACTGATTTTCCTATCCTTTTTCCATGGATGTTCTTCTGAATATTTCTCCTTTTTTGAGGAATATCTAACATTAGTAGTTTTTGATGAGCTAGGGAGAAGAATAAATATAAGAAGGTTATAGTCATTGTACAATTCATGTTCATGCTTGCACAAATCCATTTTAATAAATAAAGCAATTTTTGTTTCCAGCAAAACATTTTATCATTTAATTCACAAAAATTATTTTCAATTACTCTACTATTATAATATTCTTTTAATCGAAAATTTTCAATGATATTTTCTACTTCTAGGATATGGGAATAGTGGTAGTAGTGCAGCCTTTGGTTTGGGTGGATGGTTAGTGTTGATAAAGATGAACACTGAGGGCATCGGGTGGAGTTAGGCCATAGCATATTTTCATGAGTTGCAGGATTATTTTTGGGGCCTTATTGTGAGCCGAAGAAGGTGGACAACCGGATGATTTTCACCATGCAACCTTGACACTTTGACAATCTTACGATTATTAAGGGCCAAGGAAGGTACATGTGGACCTTCATGAGGCCTAGGGACACTAGGGACACTAGGTCAAGGGCCCCCGGGCATTGGCCCATTTTCTCCACAATATAgccgcgcttttttcttttttatatttttttaaaataaaaatttcaaaaatatatgtccgctTTGAAATATTCCAAAAAtatcccccggtcgccccccatagggcgacaggccctaagtgtaatttttttcttcaaattcgcaacgacGTCCCTGGCAAAAAAAAGAGGcatgtcgcccgtggggggggggggcgacatggTCTCCTTtaccctatataagccctggccgctATATGCCGCCAtctcctttgtcatttgagcctaaaaattcaggaaaaaagagaggggtgaggagaagaaaagcggcgaagctctgccgaattgcgtacttgtgatctaccggtaacttccgtatgaatccattgatattgtataaaaaattaatttaattagcggattagctgaattagatttggtgctttagaacactcgtttagtattacaatttcagtactattacagacttgtttttaaattaattatgaattagaatagaattatgaaagtaccttattgatgttgcagcataaggcaatggctgcctccaattgtggcggattttcatggaccgaagaaaaatctagtataatacttgatatcatgacccatcttgttatcagtaagaagttggatccgttggcggatggtacgatagatatggtgttgtccaaagtagtagagtttaaagatttcacattatttcgaggtattacgacgcaagatgtaaagggacacctgctagaacgtcggaagatatacatgagagtatgtgaactagcgaatcatcctaatatcattggattctttcaaagttcttgtaagatatggatgcggtcagaggtgtatgagatgcacattaaggtaactctcattcagttgtaatcccgtccgtcatttcgaatccatatttataaaatagtaacattatttttttaattatatgctaggattaccccgaggacacggagttgattaacaaaaacgataccaaatttccgtaaattggtatgtatcttcggtggacttatgccgcaaactagacgaaggaggcggataagatcttcgggtgatagtacttggcctgcgcaagaacagatgcccggaggttcgtcgagtcatgcttcagcacctcaaccaccaacttgtcttaactgggatgacgacatggatgacttcatgccccccaaaccatggcctccaacacatgatgttcctccccctgtacatgaacctagaatcagaaaagaggcaaagggaaaggcaagaggttcgtcaagtcatgttgcaccacctgcagcacaaagatgtgttaactgggatgacgacatggatgacttcatgccccccaaaccatggcctccaacacatgatgttcctccccctgtacatgaacgtagatccagaaaagggagaaagggaaagccaagaggttcgtcgagccatactacaccacctgcagcaccaccatctgtcaactgggatgacgatctAGAtaatttcatgccatgatctataacatatgatgttcatcggtttaagatgtattcgcatttagtattgttaatgttgtattatgcttgtatgtatgtctcgtacctaacttgcattcactggacatgtacataatgtcaagtttgaatcgtacttagtcgtaatggagcatcgaagtataaacatgtcactagaatactaaaaagcacatatttaattaatataacgataagaaattagaattaagaaatgcattacataatgtgaaccatcaaattttacatcataatacaacgataatgaaacacacatcacacatgcagtggcatggaagaacccgttgcaaactacggtaaacagattccggactaacctaacatgccttaggtaaattaaaaaaaacagaacaaacacaacgatgcagtatGTCACtaccactagggtagtcctagtagccgtacccccacgtagcaaactgcgttgagccttctccgcagtatccacccattgcaggtggtgcaggcggtggtgccggaggcgcaatGCCCtttttcttgtgacaagggcagttgcagtaaggaatagtacatggttcatcctgcgaaccggcagcattgctggtatcatcaacttcgtcgtctttgttaccctcgctcacttcctcataatgattcaccttgcattccagatcaaagatctttatctagaggtactcgatgaactcctgaacagaatcaattggtgcaggatcgacccatctagtaaaaccacagttttctggagcatcggaagactgcaaaataaatttcatgtaaggtgtctcattgaagataaagaaatgaaagaaccgagtattacccatgcgtgtggacatttaaagaaacgccgaccgccatccatcccgtcggtgcacatctgcactaagtagtcctcaccatgtctgcattttggccacgattctctacggttatcgtattgtcgaagaggagtttcattggtaaattcactcttgtgctgtggcggaaactcaaacactggttccggaaaggaatcaggtccaagaggcccctcccatattatggggtctccctttcttccaccttttcctttcccaaaaccttAGTAATTCTTCctgctagacccacctccagacattgggcatacaatgagctttggtgtttaagtgctgctgggagttcacaaacttcggagtatttataggcgcacaaatgtttgatacccggagtgcggagtgtaaatgcacctaaaaatcctacatgacaacacagtgaagaggctagctgacctaacactaaaaaggctagattcgattctcgaaatgactactcgatgcatctctgtgcatgcagactcacagcccTGCATTGATGcagctcggtcgatcgcgccaagatgccgccttccccactacacgccacagacctgcgctgtagaatgacaggttcgtcgtcctcggcagagagactgctttgaaggtgagctgcagtggttgccgtgttgtcacatctttttgaaatggtggaagggcactgctaaacatgtcacgtatgtctgggcaaagaatgcgacatttgggaaatccgtgatcgccgtgctgagcagtggcaacatgtgatctcgtactcgcagctagatacactatggttcctattttgagctattcgagcgtgtagtcgtcatcatcgtcggcaggatctcggctgctaactcctaccgcacctaacttgtccttcattaaatcacggaaaaaaaatcgcaagaacttcccttatttcacgagcattctggaacccacaaacataacaagttcacatcaatagtatctataaaaataaatgacaagtaaactagcacaatcataaacatcggatacaaataagtggtccacaactatctcattacaaataaacatcagagatacaaacatcagatatatctaaccacccctagggcgtcggaccctcttagccctttgatgggcacggacatggccctcggagtaggtgagaacatccggagacctcacctgtcgctcaggacgcgcaaggggctgcggtgtctgctgctgagagatcccaagtggtgctcctcctagctgtgaataccccaagacatcggggtcaccttgcgcggcaggctcttctggagtcaagctgtcgaagtcgtctaaggtgaaggtctcgttatctggtcgaaaggaggaagaagaaggtccggcgcccgcatcagggtagaatcctacgcaaaaaatgtggatgttagcgtacgctcgtatatttcgtaatgacatgtagaaaccgaaatacgaaacataaactaatctgtgtagaccggtatctgtggccccggtaccatccctggatacggtccgccaactggtgctgtccctctaaacattccggtatggccgaacgcagtagctggatcgtatcctgtatgtgatattagtaaatatgtaggaacacttgatctaattttaaagagatatgtacgttacctgcacttgggaagaactgcgatgtcggcccgtgcacggtcgacggacacgggaacgacgacgaggcctgggacgacccgtggctgtcttcgtactgcacacggcttcccaagttgtgcactacctgacacaactgatcacgctgcctcgaccatgcctctgtctgctcaaactgggtcattggggatccggcacgtaccctcgtcaggtaagtcgagtagtccgtctccatcatgtgtgcaaaggcgaaactgcatccattcagtaaaggtacagttagaaacacatgaattatcttacgaatatgaatatatatatatatatgcaaatatgatcaagagacttaccgcgccagctagtgcctccacgtggtgccgagcatagccatcctgaggcctcgcctggtgtggctgcgggtgagtgtcaacataaaccagacgagcccgagtccggggtaagtaccaggtgaggtaagccatAACGGagttgtctgtgtgtggtcctgttggatggaccaagtgctcgtctgcctgttcccattggtccacccacggctgcatcttggtgagccaatcatcagagcacggcaagccactccttgacaacctacaaaagtggaccacgaagaatcgttagattcgacacgaatgtatgagccaagttcattcataattacctgtgatCCTGgtgactgacacgctccaacgcggtgggtaccggaaactcctggcgctgcccaaactgtctcctgactctccaggggcaatatgcctcaaccgcgatgtcataaaccaggacggcggtagtaagccacaggctcgcattcgcggagcagtgcgaagacaggcctgctggtgcacgggtagccacagcctctgggctgtaaagctcccagacaacgtcctcgggcgtcagcatgtcgagctccgaaacaaactcaggatatgcacGTCTTACttgcgcatgcgcccaggacctctgcattccgaataagtaaaattaaaagtgcgctaatacatcatgtaacaatgaataacaaaattagatttgttgctaACGTatctgacgccagatccagatagttcccatagtgggcctctcgtcctcctcgtcgccgtacatgcccccgtggtaaggctcgtggctgactatgggccgaccaacggctagcctctcgtacgaccaaagctgtagcagtagtgggcaccctggcaggatagcgttcccatgtgtcttcatgcagccgtcacagagtccacggtaagtggctgcaagtac contains:
- the LOC120710570 gene encoding uncharacterized protein LOC120710570; this encodes MAPQAPSTPPVPAAGMRRRSGICGGGVRGVRVGCFGDPEMKRRRRVAGYKAYAVEGKVKASIRRGLRWFKRKCSGILSF